The following are from one region of the Ornithorhynchus anatinus isolate Pmale09 chromosome X1, mOrnAna1.pri.v4, whole genome shotgun sequence genome:
- the NRTN gene encoding neurturin, translating to MKLWKLAAVVSMICSSMLSVWVCRDTFRTGRQLSSTRPPANRGGLHRSPRALDHRRPLISQYRALFESYTEGEIRELVATLVERYSPSVNSGGHELPLPGRAGARRKRARARHKPCGLRELEVSVNELGLGYVSDETVLFRYCSGTCETAVRVYDLGLRRLRQRRRVRKEKVRAQPCCRPLAYDEGVSFLDSKNRYHTVSELSAKECGCV from the exons ATGAAGCTATGGAAGTTGGCAGCTGTCGTCTCCATGATCTGCAGCTCCATGCTGTCCGTCTGGGTGTGTAGAGACACATTTCGCACTGGCCGGCAACTCAGCTCCACTCGGCCTCCTGCCAACAGGGGAGGCCTCCACAGATCCCCCCGGGCCCTGGACCACCGGAGACCCCTGATCTCTCAGT ACCGAGCTCTGTTCGAGAGCTACACCGAGGGCGAGATCCGCGAACTCGTCGCCACGCTGGTGGAGCGCTACAGCCCGTCTGTGAACTCCGGCGGGCACGAGCTgcccctcccgggccgggccggggcccggcggaaGCGGGCTCGGGCCCGTCACAAACCCTGCGGGCTGCGGGAGCTGGAGGTGAGCGTCAACGAGCTGGGCCTGGGCTACGTGTCCGATGAGACGGTGCTCTTCCGCTACTGCAGCGGCACCTGCGAGACGGCCGTGCGCGTCTACGACCTGGGACTGCGCCGGctgcggcagcggcggcgggtgCGCAAGGAGAAGGTGCGAGCCCAGCCCTGCTGCCGCCCCCTCGCCTACGACGAGGGCGTCTCCTTCCTGGACTCCAAGAACCGTTACCACACGGTCAGCGAGCTCTCGGCCAAGGAGTGCGGCTGCGTGTGa